In a genomic window of Pirellulales bacterium:
- the efp gene encoding elongation factor P, whose amino-acid sequence MAYNTSDFKKGIKIQIDGDPYLMLECNFVKPGKGQALYKCKMRNLIKGTVLDRTYKSGDSLDEADVTEIESQFLYKQGDTFVFMDNTSFEQYELNSDLVGETAQWIKEGTPCSMTLFNNRPISVEPPNHMILKIEYCEPAVRGNTATNLTKPVKLETGAEISCPAFVETGELIRVDTRTGEYIERVKE is encoded by the coding sequence GTGGCTTACAATACGAGTGATTTTAAAAAGGGGATCAAGATCCAAATTGATGGCGATCCGTATTTGATGCTGGAATGCAACTTTGTCAAACCAGGCAAAGGGCAGGCATTGTACAAGTGCAAGATGCGGAATCTGATCAAGGGGACGGTGCTGGACCGGACTTATAAAAGCGGCGACAGCCTGGACGAGGCCGATGTGACGGAGATTGAGTCGCAGTTTTTGTACAAGCAGGGGGATACGTTTGTCTTTATGGACAACACCAGCTTTGAACAGTACGAGCTGAATAGCGATTTGGTGGGAGAAACAGCGCAGTGGATCAAAGAAGGGACCCCCTGTTCCATGACGCTGTTTAACAACCGGCCGATCAGCGTGGAACCGCCCAACCACATGATTCTAAAAATCGAATATTGCGAACCGGCGGTTCGCGGCAATACGGCGACTAACTTGACCAAACCCGTCAAGCTGGAAACCGGGGCGGAGATTAGCTGTCCGGCGTTTGTCGAGACCGGCGAACTGATTCGTGTAGACACCCGCACGGGGGAATATATTGAGCGGGTGAAAGAGTAG
- the lpxB gene encoding lipid-A-disaccharide synthase → MKIFFSVGEPSGDLHGANLIRELQRLRPDIRCAGYGGPRMAEAGCELHFELTKLAVMWFARVLWNLLTFFQLCRRADRYFQTERPDAVVLIDYPGFNWWIARRAKRHGIPVYYFSPPQIWAWASWRIAKMRKYVDHVLSGLPFEAAWLAEQGVRATFVGHPYFDEVRRQKLEHDFIDQLHLQGQWVTLLPGSRSQEVELNLPIMLRAAALIRARVPRVNFAIAAFTARHAQLARRLLADVPLDVAVYVGKTPELIAVADCCLATSGSVSLELLHHKKPTVIVYMISRLAMWVQQWFVRVRYITLINLLLAKEIFLGQKEYSGTWGQQAGRGGRDKPPEKALFPEYLTWQDKSPQIAAHLIRWLLVEEYHDGVAAELGKLKAKIAHGGASRNAAQIIMAEVIDRAAQPLAPHYQPQRETAEMTQTTETAQGKAA, encoded by the coding sequence ATGAAAATATTTTTTTCCGTCGGCGAACCCAGCGGCGACCTGCACGGGGCAAATCTCATCCGCGAACTCCAGCGGCTGCGGCCCGATATACGCTGCGCGGGCTATGGCGGTCCCCGCATGGCGGAGGCCGGTTGCGAGTTGCATTTTGAACTGACCAAACTGGCCGTCATGTGGTTTGCCCGCGTGTTGTGGAACTTGCTCACGTTTTTTCAACTGTGCCGGCGGGCGGATCGCTATTTTCAGACCGAGCGACCCGACGCGGTGGTGCTGATTGATTATCCCGGCTTTAACTGGTGGATCGCCCGGCGGGCCAAGCGGCACGGCATTCCCGTGTATTATTTTTCGCCGCCGCAAATCTGGGCCTGGGCCAGTTGGCGAATTGCCAAGATGCGGAAATACGTCGACCATGTGCTCAGCGGTTTGCCGTTTGAAGCGGCTTGGCTGGCGGAGCAGGGGGTGCGGGCCACCTTTGTCGGGCATCCCTACTTTGACGAAGTGCGCCGCCAGAAACTCGAACACGATTTTATTGATCAATTGCATCTGCAGGGTCAATGGGTAACGCTACTTCCCGGTTCGCGCAGCCAAGAAGTAGAGCTGAACTTGCCGATCATGCTGCGGGCGGCGGCGCTCATCCGCGCGCGGGTGCCGCGGGTCAACTTTGCCATCGCCGCGTTTACGGCGCGGCACGCCCAACTGGCGCGGCGGCTCCTGGCCGATGTCCCGTTAGATGTGGCGGTGTATGTGGGCAAGACGCCGGAACTGATCGCGGTGGCGGACTGCTGCCTGGCGACTTCGGGATCGGTATCGCTGGAGCTTCTGCACCACAAAAAGCCGACGGTCATTGTGTACATGATCAGCCGACTGGCGATGTGGGTGCAGCAATGGTTTGTGCGGGTGCGTTATATCACGCTGATCAATCTCTTGTTGGCCAAGGAGATATTTTTAGGCCAAAAAGAATATTCCGGAACATGGGGCCAGCAGGCGGGGCGCGGGGGGCGCGACAAACCGCCAGAAAAGGCGCTCTTTCCCGAATATTTGACCTGGCAGGATAAATCGCCGCAGATCGCAGCGCATTTGATTCGTTGGTTGTTGGTCGAGGAGTACCACGATGGCGTCGCCGCAGAGTTGGGCAAGCTCAAGGCCAAAATCGCGCATGGAGGCGCTAGCCGCAACGCGGCGCAGATTATTATGGCAGAAGTGATCGACCGCGCGGCGCAACCGCTAGCGCCGCATTACCAACCGCAGCGGGAAACGGCGGAAATGACGCAAACAACGGAAACGGCACAGGGCAAGGCGGCGTAA
- a CDS encoding SRPBCC domain-containing protein — translation MVAAVGLYRKSPRDRRAGGGGYRMSFTNFGSGQSHSFGGTYVEMIPYQKLVYTDRFDSPDLPGEMRVTITFKPVGMGTELHIIQAGLPDVIPPDACCLGWQESLAQLANLVEPEIPG, via the coding sequence ATGGTTGCCGCCGTAGGGCTTTACCGGAAAAGTCCACGAGATCGACGCGCGGGGGGGGGCGGATACCGCATGTCCTTTACCAACTTTGGCAGCGGCCAGAGCCACTCCTTTGGTGGAACCTACGTGGAAATGATTCCCTACCAAAAGTTAGTGTATACCGACCGCTTTGACTCGCCCGATTTGCCCGGGGAAATGCGCGTGACTATCACATTCAAACCAGTGGGTATGGGAACGGAACTGCACATCATCCAAGCGGGCCTGCCGGATGTCATCCCGCCGGATGCCTGCTGCCTGGGCTGGCAAGAATCACTGGCCCAACTGGCGAATTTGGTGGAGCCGGAAATTCCAGGGTGA
- a CDS encoding DUF1801 domain-containing protein, protein MNKRKPIHKAAKSTSFKATKTKSGSDAQPAKSTRPGKPAQPAKLQPNENGVVLLSGGNPQIAKGDGDAPVQAYIAAMPGWKSDLGRRLDALIVKHVPHVKKAVRWNSPFYGIEGQGWFLSFHVLTKYVKVTFFKGLSLNPIPPGGTPKSQEARWLDIYEKDVLDEEQMARWVRQAAALPGWVP, encoded by the coding sequence ATGAACAAACGCAAGCCGATTCACAAAGCGGCTAAATCCACGTCCTTCAAAGCCACAAAAACAAAATCCGGCTCCGACGCCCAACCGGCTAAATCCACCAGGCCAGGCAAACCCGCGCAGCCAGCCAAATTACAACCAAACGAAAACGGCGTGGTGTTGCTCTCGGGCGGGAACCCCCAGATCGCCAAAGGGGACGGCGATGCGCCGGTGCAGGCGTACATCGCGGCCATGCCCGGCTGGAAAAGCGACCTGGGCCGCCGCCTGGACGCGCTCATCGTCAAGCATGTGCCCCATGTAAAGAAAGCCGTGCGCTGGAATTCTCCCTTTTATGGCATTGAGGGTCAGGGCTGGTTTTTGTCCTTTCATGTATTGACCAAGTACGTCAAAGTCACGTTCTTTAAGGGCCTGTCATTGAATCCGATTCCTCCCGGTGGCACGCCCAAGAGTCAGGAGGCGCGCTGGCTAGACATTTATGAAAAAGACGTTTTGGACGAGGAACAAATGGCCCGCTGGGTGCGCCAAGCGGCGGCGTTGCCGGGATGGGTGCCATAA
- a CDS encoding PH domain-containing protein, giving the protein MSRENINWFPSKIDWWVAAALALPLITGMSIGILSLWEGNTTSLLIGLGMLLGVGLLYWGLIFPMRYGLSDSQLVIRCGICRWTIPLQKISSVNPTSNPLSSPALSLDRLHIQYGPSFFNSVMISPQDSNLFLQELAQKAGLKRAGDRLYSDAV; this is encoded by the coding sequence ATGTCACGTGAAAATATCAACTGGTTCCCGTCCAAAATCGATTGGTGGGTGGCTGCCGCCCTGGCACTACCATTGATCACGGGAATGTCCATCGGCATCCTTTCCCTGTGGGAGGGGAATACCACCAGCCTGTTGATTGGCCTGGGCATGCTGCTAGGCGTGGGTTTGCTTTACTGGGGCTTGATTTTTCCCATGCGTTATGGATTGAGTGATAGCCAGTTAGTGATTCGCTGTGGTATTTGCCGCTGGACAATTCCCCTGCAAAAAATATCCTCAGTTAATCCCACTTCGAACCCCCTCAGTTCCCCGGCATTATCCCTGGACCGGCTGCACATTCAGTATGGGCCGTCGTTTTTTAACTCCGTCATGATTTCGCCGCAGGATTCTAATTTGTTCTTGCAAGAACTCGCACAAAAGGCAGGCTTGAAACGCGCGGGGGATCGGCTGTATTCTGATGCCGTTTGA
- a CDS encoding MBL fold metallo-hydrolase — MRVFHLNCGLLHAPPHPRAACHCLLLERKGRLALIDAGIGLRDIAQPRERIGQIAIDAAGFQFHEELTAIRQIERLGFPSSAVADIVLTHGDPDHAGGLSDFPDATVHVSQEELTQINSLQDRYSPAQFNHGPRWFAHQSLPSHWFGVECRPLPLALGVGCALIPLFGHTHGHCGVAIRTGDRWLLHVGDAYYLRAELAIADHPVSALAQLRADDDVQRRSSLEILRRLARDHQDQIELCGYHDFTEFPDTT, encoded by the coding sequence ATGCGGGTCTTTCACCTCAATTGCGGTCTGCTCCATGCCCCCCCTCATCCTCGGGCGGCTTGTCATTGCCTGTTACTAGAGCGGAAGGGCCGGCTGGCATTGATCGATGCCGGCATCGGCCTACGGGACATCGCCCAACCACGCGAACGTATCGGCCAAATAGCCATTGATGCGGCGGGCTTTCAGTTTCATGAGGAACTCACGGCGATTCGCCAGATCGAGCGTTTGGGCTTTCCATCGTCAGCCGTGGCGGACATCGTGCTCACCCATGGCGACCCGGATCATGCTGGTGGCTTAAGCGACTTTCCCGACGCCACAGTGCATGTTTCCCAGGAAGAACTCACTCAAATCAACTCCCTTCAGGACCGTTATTCACCCGCTCAATTTAACCATGGTCCACGTTGGTTCGCCCACCAATCTTTACCCAGCCATTGGTTTGGCGTGGAATGTCGTCCCCTCCCCTTGGCCCTGGGCGTGGGTTGCGCGTTAATTCCGCTGTTTGGCCACACCCATGGCCATTGCGGAGTTGCAATAAGAACCGGCGATCGTTGGCTATTACATGTGGGTGATGCCTACTATTTGCGGGCAGAACTAGCAATCGCGGACCATCCTGTTTCGGCCCTTGCCCAGCTACGCGCCGACGACGACGTTCAACGGCGCTCCAGCCTGGAAATTCTGCGGCGACTGGCCCGGGACCACCAGGATCAGATAGAACTTTGCGGGTATCATGATTTTACGGAGTTTCCTGACACCACCTAG
- a CDS encoding type II toxin-antitoxin system PemK/MazF family toxin produces the protein MRIIPLRGEVWLIDLGMVAKVRPCLVLSIPADDQQDRVLTTVIPHTTSTRGSRFEVQTLTRFLKAGAFDAQNIITIPTIKLLRRLGILPTDQLCAVESVVKDWLGLA, from the coding sequence ATGCGGATAATTCCCTTAAGAGGTGAAGTATGGTTGATTGATCTGGGTATGGTCGCGAAAGTACGGCCTTGTTTGGTTCTTAGTATTCCAGCCGACGATCAACAAGATCGTGTCTTAACAACTGTTATTCCGCATACGACGAGTACTCGGGGCTCTCGATTTGAAGTACAGACGCTTACTCGATTTTTAAAAGCAGGAGCATTTGATGCTCAAAATATCATTACAATCCCAACCATAAAGCTACTCCGTCGTTTGGGCATTTTGCCCACTGATCAACTCTGTGCTGTGGAATCCGTGGTTAAGGATTGGCTCGGTCTGGCATAA